Proteins encoded by one window of Podarcis muralis chromosome 11, rPodMur119.hap1.1, whole genome shotgun sequence:
- the HEXB gene encoding beta-hexosaminidase subunit beta translates to MELLAVVLWVSAALAASSSAHQPQGPPEAEELLWGPEAARPPSAASSSVSLWPLPRSLRVSAARLQLAPKRFQIVHGPGSSAGPSCSLLQDAFRRYYEYIFGYSKWKNGDETKPLLETELSSLQVIITSEDSECDKFPSIASDESYQLQVSGPTAVLKADKVWGALRGLETFSQLVNEDDYGSLFVNESDITDFPRFAYRGILIDSSRHFLPLKTILMTLDAMAFNKFNVLHWHIVDDPSFPYQSITFPELSRQGAYSYNHVYTPADIRLVIEYARLRGIRIIPEFDSPGHTQSWGKGQKDILTPCYNGAHLSGSYGPVNPILNTTYDFMAKLFKEIGSVFPDDYIHLGGDEVDFSCWRSNPEIQEFMKKQGIWFTYAKLESHYVEKILEMVSSLNKKSIVWQEVFDHGAKLQSDTIVEVWIGTLYKEELRRVTKAGHSAILAAPWYLDLISYGQDWKKYYSVEPLDFLGWQSQKELVLGGEACLWGEYVDATNLTPRLWPRASAVGERLWSSKNVTDIEDAYNRLNEHRCRMLRRGIAAQPLFTGYCRHEAREP, encoded by the exons ATGGAGCTGCTggcggtggtgctgtgggtctCGGCGGCGCTGGCTGCCTCCTCGTCCGCGCACCAGCCGCAGGGGCCGCCCGAAGCCGAGGAGCTGCTTTGGGGCCCGGAGGCGGCGAGGCCGCCGAGCGCGGCTTCCTCCTCCGTCTCCCTCTGGCCGCTGCCCCGCTCGCTCCGCGTCTCCGCAGCCCGGCTGCAGCTGGCGCCCAAGCGGTTCCAGATCGTCCACGGCCCGGGCTCCTCGGCGGGGCCGAGCTGCTCCTTGCTGCAAGATGCATTCCGGAG GTACTATGAATACATATTTGGGTATTCCAAATGGAAAAATGGTGATGAGACGAAACCTCTTTTGGAAACGGAGCTATCTTCGCTTCAGGTGATTATTACTTCAGAAGATTCTGAATGTGATAAATTTCCCAGCATCGCATCTGATGAATCTT ATCAGCTCCAGGTATCAGGACCTACAGCTGTGCTGAAGGCAGACAAAGTTTGGGGAGCGTTGAGAG GTTTAGAAACATTCAGTCAGTTAGTAAATGAAGACGACTATGGAAGT CTGTTTGTCAATGAATCCGACATTACTGACTTCCCAAGATTTGCTTATCGAGGGATCTTGATTGATAGCTCAAGGCATTTTCTGCCTTTGAAAACTATCCTAATGACTTTG GATGCTATGGCATTTAACAAGTTCAATGTCCTTCATTGGCACATTGTAGACGACCCTTCCTTTCCTTATCAAAGTATCACATTTCCCGAACTGAGTCGCCAG GGGGCCTATTCATACAATCATGTTTACACTCCCGCTGACATCCGTCTGGTGATAGAGTATGCTCGGTTACGGGGGATTCGAATTATCCCGGAATTTGACAGTCCAGGACATACCCAGAGTTGGGGGAAAG gaCAAAAAGACATCCTCACACCATGCTACAATGGAGCTCATCTGAGTGGGTCTTACGGGCCTGTAAACCCCATTTTGAATACAACATATGATTTCATGGCTAAATTATTCAAAGAAATTGGCAGTGTATTTCCAGATGATTATATCCACTTGGGAGGAGACGAAGTGGACTTCAGTTGTTG GAGGTCCAATCCTGAGATACAAGAATTCATGAAGAAGCAAGGGATCTGGTTTACCTATGCTAAACTGGAATCCCACTATGTTGAGAA AATATTGGAGATGGTGTCTTCTCTGAACAAGAAATCCATAGTGTGGCAGGAAGTCTTTGATCATGGAGCAAAG CTGCAGTCAGACACAATAGTTGAAGTGTGGATTGGGACCTTGTATAAAGAAGAGTTAAGAAGAGTAACCAAAGCAGGGCACAGCGCCATCCTGGCAGCACCATGGTACCTAGACCTCATTAGTTACGGCCAGGACTGGAAGAAATACTACAGCGTGGAGCCACTAGACTTCCTTG GGTGGCAATCCCAGAAAGAGTTGGTGCTTGGTGGAGAAGCCTGTCTTTGGGGAGAATATGTGGATGCAACTAATCTCACACCAAGACTCTG GCCTCGGGCAAGTGCTGTTGGGGAGAGACTCTGGAGCAGTAAAAATGTAACTGATATTGAAGATGCTTATAACAGGCTTAATGAACATCGTTGCCGCATGCTCAG GCGTGGAATAGCAGCGCAGCCTTTGTTTACTGGATACTGCAGGCACGAAGCAAGAGAGCCCTAA